One part of the Arabidopsis thaliana chromosome 1 sequence genome encodes these proteins:
- the CP5 gene encoding Polyketide cyclase/dehydrase and lipid transport superfamily protein (CP5; FUNCTIONS IN: molecular_function unknown; INVOLVED IN: biological_process unknown; LOCATED IN: vacuole; EXPRESSED IN: 23 plant structures; EXPRESSED DURING: 15 growth stages; CONTAINS InterPro DOMAIN/s: Lipid-binding START (InterPro:IPR002913); BEST Arabidopsis thaliana protein match is: Polyketide cyclase/dehydrase and lipid transport superfamily protein (TAIR:AT5G54170.1); Has 365 Blast hits to 364 proteins in 84 species: Archae - 0; Bacteria - 0; Metazoa - 181; Fungi - 0; Plants - 172; Viruses - 0; Other Eukaryotes - 12 (source: NCBI BLink).), translating to MMGLSSLVFTEFHSLGFSDLIVFVAPLWIAVAAGVLVGWVWRPKWAYLDSKLLSNSPKFLNLQLPTSILKTSSHHVNPSLSSKEKTGFVTDDDFRHLWKLVEVKDGGPCWIQMMDRSTPTFSYQAWRRDPENGPPQYRSRTVFEDATPEMVRDFFWDDEFRSKWDDMLLYSSTLERCKDTGTMVVQWVRKFPFFCSDREYIIGRRIWDAGRVFYCITKGVQYPSVPRQNKPRRVDLYYSSWCIRAVESKRGDGEMTSCEVLLFHHEDMGIPWEIAKLGVRQGMWGAVKKIEPGLRAYQRAKAAGAGLSPSAIMAHINTKVSAEEFMNERGSIAEVTGDKPTGKNIPKILVVGGAIALACTLDKGLLTKAVIFGVARRFARMGKRM from the exons ATGATGGGATTGAGTTCCTTGGTCTTTACCGAGTTTCACAGCCTCGGCTTCTCTGACCTTATAGTTTTTGTTGCGCCACTCTGGATTGCTGTGGCTGCCGGTGTTTTGGTTGGTTGGGTTTGGAGGCCCAAGTGGGCTTATCTCGATTCTAAACTCTTGTCCAATTCACCTAAATTCCTCAATCTTCAGCTTCCCACTTCCATCCTCAAAACTTCTTCTCACCACGTTAACCCCAG CCTTTCTTCCAAAGAGAAAACTGGGTTTGTAACGGACGATGATTTTAGGCATCTATGGAAGTTGGTTGAGGTCAAAGATGGCGGTCCTTGTTGGATTCAAATGATGGACCGATCAACCCCAACCTTCTCATATCAAGCTTGGAGGCGAGATCCTGAG AATGGGCCTCCCCAGTACCGTAGCAGAACTGTGTTTGAGGATGCCACTCCCGAGATGGTCAGGGACTTCTTTTGGGATGATGAGTTCCGTTCCAAGTGGGATGATATGCTTTTGTATTCTTCTACTCTCGAGCGTTGCAAGGACACGGGCACTATGGTTGTGCAATGGGTGCGAAAG TTCCCCTTCTTTTGTAGCGACAGGGAGTATATTATAGGCCGTCGTATATGGGATGCTGGCCGAGTCTTTTACTGCATTACTAAG GGAGTACAATACCCGTCTGTACCTAGACAAAACAAGCCAAGGCGAGTCGACTTGTACTATTCAAGCTGGTGTATCCGTGCAG TTGAATCAAAAAGAGGCGATGGTGAGATGACATCATGTGAGGTACTACTATTTCACCATGAAGATATGGGAATACCGTGGGAGATTGCAAAGCTTGGGGTGAGACAGGGTATGTGGGGTGCAGTCAAGAAGATTGAGCCAGGCCTACGTGCATATCAGAGGGCTAAAGCAGCGGGAGCAGGTTTATCCCCGAGTGCCATAATGGCTCACATCAACACCAAAGTGAGTGCAGAGGAGTTCATGAATGAGAGGGGTTCGATAGCAGAGGTTACAGGAGACAAGCCGACGGGGAAAAACATACCAAAGATACTAGTGGTAGGAGGGGCGATTGCACTTGCATGTACATTGGACAAAGGGCTGTTGACAAAGGCGGTGATATTCGGAGTAGCCAGAAGATTTGCAAGAATGGGAAAAAGGATGTAG